tgctccagccccggatcatctttgtggcctcctcctttccctttcctttgtgTCACTTCCGTTGTCTCCATACAGGTAATTTCCATGTGTTGACCAGGGAagcacctctgctgctctgacagCCGGGGTGTACCACAGTGGTGTGTGCCATGGCTGGCAGTACAGTGCATGCTCCCTGTGAGTACCCTGGCAGCCAGTCCTGCTTCAGGCTTTGTGGAGGTGCTCGGGGGACGTGTGGCTCCTGCCCATTTCATGCAGTGCAGAACCGGCCCTGGACGGGCAGCTCTGCTCGCTTCTGCCCCGTGCAGGTGCTGTGGGTGGTACTGTGGGTGGTGCGTTGTGAGTCTGACAGCAGGCTCCTCCGCTGAGGCAGCCTGtgtgctccctgctctgctggaagcacaCGGCCCAGGTGAGCTGAGCAATGTCAGGGGACTGGCCTAGGAGCCACAGCAGGGATGAAGCAGAAGCCCCGGTTTCCACAGGCCAGGTGGCAGTTGGAACCAGGAGAAAATGACCTGGGAGATGCTCAAAGCCCAGCCAACCTCTTCCCCTTGGGGTTGCcattttctcctccccattctaAAAGATACAGCCTCTTACAACTGCTACCTCCTCCCCTTTAGGGCCTCGCATGGTGCAGGCCATGAGACCGCTGATTTGCCAGGGGATCACTGGTCAGGTTGCTGTTAGGGAAAGCGTGGACCTTCCCTCTGGCTGTCAAGAATTAGtcacagcaacagcagagtTATTGCTCTGCTTCACGCTGTCGTGACTGGATAGAGGGCTTTTCACCCCAAACAGCCCCAGTTTTGTCATTTTCCCCCCTTAtattccctttccctcttcccaaaTTTTCCCTTTAGCAGCTTCCTTCTATCAGGAATAATCACAAGCCCCTGTTTATTTGCCTCTTCCCATCAGCAAGGTGTTGACTCTGGACCCCAGTTTGGTGTCTGTGATATGGTTGCCAAAGCAATTTCCACCTGCACCATCAGTTCTGTCACTAATGCCCCGTGTTCCCCCCAGTTTCCCTGACTTTGTAATTTCATTGTCATTGTTCCTGGTCTGTGTGCCCCAGACTGGGCTGTTTGTTTGCATTGCTGCCCTTTGCTACGCTCCTTCCCCACTTCCTCCCACTGTGAGCCTGCTGGGCAGGGGTTGCCCCCAGCTTGCACACCATAACCAACACACATCCCTGTGCCTGCAGGGGCATCTGCCCTGTCCTCAAGGTACCTGCCCTTGACTTCTTACTCCAAGCAGCTGCTTGAGATGCAACCTTCTGCCAGGCAAGGAGTGCTGCCAGAGCATGAGAAGAGCAGGTCCATGCCCTGGGTGGCCTGTGGGGCCTGTTCTGAGCTGGGATCCCAAGGGAAAACTGGCTCTGTTCCCCTGCTgtagcagtgaccccaggaacATGGTGTTTGCATCGTGACCTTAGCCAGCTGTGGCTGTTTCTCAGGCAGTACAGCTCGGTGCTGAGGTTGCTGTGTGCAGAGCACATCACAAACTGCAGGCACCAGGTGGGTGTTACAGGGGATACCTTTATTTTGAAACAGCTTGTCAGAACAGAGTAGAACACAAAGGGCAGCTGGTGCTGTGCATCCAGGGAGTCCAGTGAGCCCAGTGGGCTGCCatcagctcctgccctgccaggggcagctggCCTATGGCTGCACTGAAAATCAGGCTAGGAGCTGTGCAAGCACCGGCCAGAAGCTCTGGAAAGCTCTAGACCAACTATCCCCATCTTCTGAACACTGCCAAAGTACTGCTGTGTTGGCTTGTGGAACAGCTCCATGGGCACAGATGGGCTATAGGGAGGAGAGCGTCCAAGCAGCCCCACTGCtgggtgctgtgctgcagctgcagggagcagtcAGTGTGTAGGAGCCAGCTTGGCACTTGCTACAAACCCCTTCATAAGCTGGGGCAGTGGGCAGTGAGACCAGTTATGGAAGCAAGAAAATCAGCATCACCATGGGTAGTGCTCTCAGGAGGGCAGAGCTCTGAGCTTTAAGATTAAATTCAAAACCCCTGTTTTATGCCTGTTCAAACACCCTGTTCCTCCTGCAGGATGAGGGCAGCTTGACGTTTCTGCCTATTTATCTGTTTGACTTCCTCACCGCCCTGAGGCAGCTTTTCTGCACCTGCTGACAGCAATCTGTGGTTTGTGGCCTGTCCCAGCCTCGTCTCAGAAACCCAAATTTGAGGCATGTTGGTGATGTGTGCTGACAGAAATGGGAAATGTGGGGGTAGTTCAATCTCTGGACAGAGGGCCCTGGAGCAGCTTCCTGCTGACTGACTTGGTGACTAACAAAACTGTAACAACAAGGAGGAACAAACAACGGGAAGTGCTGGTCTGCCCAAGGCCGCGCTTTGAGCCTTGgctgccctgctgtggctgcccagagcagtgcCTGGCTCACTGCAGGAACTCCTCGTACTCTTTGGGGAGTAGGGAGCGCTCGCAGGAAtccctcctggctgctgctggcctgaATGCTTGGGCAGGAGAAGGAGCCATCAGAAGTGGTGCCACCGTGGCTTTGGCTCTGCTCTGATGCTGCAACACAGGGACAGAATAAGAATGCACACCAGAAAGGCAGAACGGACACTAGGTAGGCTAGTCAAAGGCAAGGACATACCTGCTTGGGCTGATGCCGCTCTGATCGCTGGTCCCTGGACTGGgcctgctgcctgtgcagaggTTTGTACAACATACTCTTCAGGTATTTGTAGAGGTTGCTTTTTAGGTGCAAGGGGTTATAAGCAACTTCTACTTCCAGGCTGTTCAAGGCACTCTGCTCAGACAGAAGAAAGAGCCTAGTGAGATGTGACAGGTAGGGGCTGCAGGGTTTGCCAAGGGGGGCTGTTGGTTTTAGTGTCAGAGACTATTCTTGCAGGAAGGAGTGTTACAGATGCTCCACGCCACCCTGCAGTGATGAGAGAAGGGATCTTTGGCTGTGCTGCTACCTACAAGGACCACTCTTAGATGTGTATATAACAAGAATCATGTTCAAACAGCTCTTAGTGGGTTTAAGCATTCCCTTGCAGGATGCAGTCCTATTCTCCCCTGTACCCAGGATCAGCCAACAAACTGGAGCACCCTTTCTGGGCACCATCCCCCTTAATTCTGTGCTTCATAACgctgcttccccctccccacaaGAGACATGCAACATTGCTCAAAGGACATGCATTTGCTTCTGTGAAGAAAGCTGTAGGATGTATCAGCTGCTGGTGAGAAGTTCTGGAGTGCTCCATTGTATTCCAGCTGTCACTAGATGTTCTCACAGCTGTTTCCTCCTCTACTCATCTGCTAAGACCTATAGTGAGGGCTCTGCCCTTCCTAGCATCACCTGAAGCAGAGGCAGACAACTCGGGATGCACAATTGGAAATACATAAGCCTGAATCTATTGGAAGAGACACTATGTATTGATTTATCCTGTGCCTAAAGCACCTGTCTCTGCAGACTGAGAGCCGTGTTCCCCAGCAATGAGGGAGAAAGATTCatcttccagagcagctgcatgTCCTGTGAATAAAGGCTGATCATTACTCTCATCCCTGCTGGTACAACTGGGATCCTTTCCACGTATGTTTATACAGGGCTGTTGGTGACTTACCTCTACTGGGCCATGCACTCTCTCAGGGTGTTCAGGAAGGAGGGCTGGGAAGGTTGATGGCAGCAAGAGCTCTCTGACAGCGATTGCTTTGACAAGTAGAGTGGCAGAGTCAGAAGGGACAATGATGTAGTAGGAATGCACCACAATGTTCCAGTTCGGACCAGTATTCTGTGGCTCACGTCTGGCCAAAAGCATccacttccttttctaaaaGGCAAAAGCCAAACCTGATGTGAATAATGGGCAATAGCCACTTCCTCAGCACTTTTACTATAGGGGCTGCTGGGTTCAGGGGCAGCTATGTTTATACACAGCAGAGTAAGAACATTATTCTGCATTAGGGGTGAGGACAGTATGGTGGTTGTTTCTAATTGAACGCAAGACagttcttaagaaaaaaatccagttctGCTTTACAACTTCTCAGTAATGGAAAGTCaaagaatcccagcctggtttggactggaagggaccttaaagctcattcagttccaccCCCCgccacgggcaaggacaccttccactagagcaggtttctccaagccttgtccaacctggccttaaaggTCCTCCAAATCCCAAGCCTTGGCTGATTATTTTCACAGCTAAAGATGCATGTCTAACCCCAACCATGACTTCTGCACTCCATACTTCCAAACACTGGATTTCTGATGGTATTGAGTCTCTCTAAGGTTTGATGTGCTGTAGCATCTTTCCAGTGGATGCATTGGCTGGAAGGATTTACAAGCCCAACCCTGGCCCATGAGATAAAGCTGCAGCTTTGacctagacttgtgcaaagcgtttgacactgtcccacacgacatccttctctctaaattggagagagatcaatctgatggatggaccacttggtggataaagaactggctggacagccgcacacaaagagttgtggtcaatggctcgatgtccggctggagaccggtaacgagtggtgtccctcagggatcggtgctgggaccggtcttgtttaacatcttcatcgctgacatgaacagtgggattgagtgcgccctcagcaagtttgccgatgacaccaagctgtgtggtccggttgatatgctggagggaagggatgccatccagagggaccttgacacgcttgtgaggtgggttgatgccaaccttatgaagttcaaccacgacaagtgcaaggtcctacacctgggtcggagcaatcccaggcacagctacaggttgggcaaagaagagattcagagcggccctgcagagaaggacttgggggtgctggtggatgagaaaatgaacatgagccggctgcagtgtgtgctcgcagcccagaaagcaaccgtatcctgggctgcatccaaaggagtgtgaccagcaggtcgaaagaggtgatcctgcccctctaccctgctcttgtgagacctcacctggagcattgtgtgcagttctggtgtcctcaacataaaaaggacatggaactgctggaacaagtccagaggagggccacaaggatgctcaggggactggagcacctcccgtatgaagataggctgaggaagttggggctgttcagcctggagaagagaaggctgcgtggggacctaatagcagccttccaatatctgaagggggcctatagggatgctagggagggactcttcgtcagggactgtagtgacaggacaaggggtaacgggttaaaacttaaacaggggaagtttagattgggtctaaggaggaaattctttcctgttagggtggtgaggcactggaatcggttgcccagggaggttgtgagtgctccatccctgtcggtgttcaaggccaggttggatgaagccttgtgtgggatggtttagagtgaggtgtccctgcccatggcaggggggttggaactagatgatcttgaggtcctttccaacccgaactattctatgattctatgattctatgaaacatttTCTGGTGCAGGTGAGAGAGATCTTACTAGATGTGCACCAACTGTTCCTTTCTATGGCAATTCCTCCCCATGAGAAGGCAATTTTCACACACTCACCAGAAGACTATAACATAAAGCATGGAAGCTCTGCTGGTTTATCTCCAGTTCATCCCAGTCTAGCTGCCAGCAGCTTGTGGGCTTGATGATGAAGGGCAAGCCATACAGTACAGACTCACAGACTCCTTCAGATTTCAGAGCCCTGCAATATACAGCTCATGTTAGTGAAGCACAACCAACATGAAACCAGCAAGAAGACTCTACCAGCTGACTAGCTCAAGTCTCTATGGCAGTATCAGCTGCAGTACTGCTACAGGCACTTAATGTCTCTACTACTGTGGCCTGACACCACGAAACCCTGCTGAAAAATCCAGCTGCAGTGAAATAAGGCTTTCATGCTGATTTCCAGATTCCCTTATATCTGTGTTGACAAAAGCATGCCAAGGAGCAAATCCAGTCTTTGTGCATTTTGTATACAAACCAGATTGTTAATCTGGCCTCTTGGGCAGTAATTCACCCAGGCATTACATGTCTTCCCAGTGATCTTTAGTGGATCATGGTTATCCTTCACTTAAACTGGCATGTGCTTTACTGCTCAGAGAGCCAAGACCACACCACAAACACCACTGCAGGTTTTACAGTGCTTGACACTGCCTGTCCACAGCACACTTCTGCTTCCTGACAGGGGGTTATTAAGTAGCTGCACTGCTTTGGCTGTGGGCCATTCATGCACAGTTCCTGAGAACTTTACAGCTACTGACAGGGTGGGAATCATTTTAAGAACAACTGTATAGCTCAGAAATCACACTAAATGTTTCCTATAAATAAGCCTCAGCAAAGACACTAGAGAGCATCACTCCTCTTGTTATGATCTCTGCTcaccagccacaggctgctgacAGGAAAGGGAATAAATGCTCATGAGTCATAGAGCACTGTGAggtttttcttgccttttagtACTAGGCAACCAGTTAGCTGAGGCTCTGACACCCAGTTAATTGCTGGGGCCTCATTAGGTACTGAGAGAACAGCAGAACTGTATATGGAGCAAAGGCTGCAATCTGCAGAACTTCACATTGGAGGGAGAAACTGCTGCATGAATAACATCCATGGTGTGACACTCCTGAAATGCTAGTGCCATGGTAACActggttttggtgctgtgctTCTGCCTGCATGGCTGCGATATGCTGGCCCATAACCCCCAGAGTTACAGCTGTCGAGAGGATCTTAAGTAGGATTTTTGCTGACTAGTACTGGGAGTCCCTCAGTGCTTTATGGTGCTGTTACTAGATGAGATTGCACACAAAGACTGAAGGCTGCTGTCATACCAGCCTTCCAGTTACCAAGTGCAAAGAGTGTAACAACACTTACTTTACAACCCGGAGTTTATACAGCACTGTAGCTGGCCAGGCTGCCATCTGACATGGTGAATTCACGTCTGCTGCTCTCGTGGTGCCATCAGCTGTCCCAGAAAGTAAAGCTGGGTCGAGCAACCTCTCCTGCAAATCACACTTGAGGCACACTGGGAGAAGGAGACTGGTTTAGATTGCTGTAAATGGCACATGCTCCAAGCACTTACAAACACTGTCAATGTTTTCTAGGAATAGCAACTACTAAGGGAAGAACAACGCTAAAGCCTGTGGCACACAGCAACAGTCAGTCCCCATCGTATGCACAAGGGAAACTTGTAACTGGGCAGCAAGTTTCAGTTTTAGTGATGAGTGACCAGCCACAGAGGAAGCAGGAGCTTTCCCCAGTGCACACGGTTTCAGGGACATACGTTTCCTGCCAGCTTTTCTACCTGTGTTTGTAGAGAAGCCCAGCACATTGATGACACTAACTCTGGTATGATAGTATATGTGGCTACATACAATTTCTCTAGCCTTCTACAAACTTCTTTAGTGTGGGAAGATGAAAAAACCTCACTGCAGTGTACCTTGGTTTGTCTTGCTAGCTGTGCATCAAGTATGAAACTCAGTGttataatgaaggaaaaaatctaCCTGCAACAAAATACCTTAACTGCCTGTGCcgttacagcagcagcagccacaggacTTGGCAGCAACCTGGCAGTATTCTAAGCAAATGGCCCCTCAGCCTGAGACAACAGAACTCCAGCAGCTTTCAGAGGCACCCAGAGCCCTTATTTGGGTTTCTAAACACGAGGGAACATGCAGAGCACAGGCTGTGGGATTCAGAAGCTCTCTGCagagggggagagaaaatgaaatactcAGGGTGGTCTTGGGTGCAGTGGAATGGCTGAAGCCTCCTGATgggagaaggagatggaggtgtTCCCTCTCTGTGCTGTAGTCATGTAGCCATGATTTAAACAGCATCTCCAAGCTGATGACATT
The sequence above is a segment of the Lathamus discolor isolate bLatDis1 chromosome 1, bLatDis1.hap1, whole genome shotgun sequence genome. Coding sequences within it:
- the M1AP gene encoding meiosis 1 arrest protein yields the protein MSSRKLLSETRRTFPAAKVHCQQPSRILIVDVTSPSWANTCSVLSEALENTLCLAHSLTGPCRVPLLSLYVVQNQQECLLPFTQVKENFARIQACISELRSLPREGCFPQGGNGVVQAVQDGLQQFKQYSRHTAAGSSANSSVEITILTSQSSQEMAKQLEKKLKDVDLVSLRSIQVIEVLKRDFLQPEDVEQHMPADEPNSNDIAILGMDIDVQTVEDNVISLEMLFKSWLHDYSTEREHLHLLLPSGGFSHSTAPKTTLMCLKCDLQERLLDPALLSGTADGTTRAADVNSPCQMAAWPATVLYKLRVVKALKSEGVCESVLYGLPFIIKPTSCWQLDWDELEINQQSFHALCYSLLKRKWMLLARREPQNTGPNWNIVVHSYYIIVPSDSATLLVKAIAVRELLLPSTFPALLPEHPERVHGPVESALNSLEVEVAYNPLHLKSNLYKYLKSMLYKPLHRQQAQSRDQRSERHQPKQHQSRAKATVAPLLMAPSPAQAFRPAAARRDSCERSLLPKEYEEFLQ